The following coding sequences are from one Sulfitobacter sp. HNIBRBA3233 window:
- a CDS encoding alanyl-tRNA editing protein — MTAMLFRDDPYRRDADGRVKALTPEGGIVLESTIFYPKGGGQPGDSGWVEWDGNRLSIATAVKGEGDDIVLVPAEPRPLPHAGTYLRQTLDWDRRHRHMRVHTALHLLSVVVPFGVTGGAISAAHGRLDFNMPDAPQDREELEAALNAYIDLDARVTDGWITEAELDAAPELVKTMAVAPPRGSGDIRLVRIGEEQDWIDLQPCGGTHVARTGEIGHVRLGKIEKKGRMNRRMYLHLES, encoded by the coding sequence GTGACGGCGATGCTGTTTCGCGATGACCCGTACCGGCGCGATGCCGACGGCCGGGTCAAGGCGCTGACGCCCGAAGGCGGTATCGTGCTGGAGTCGACGATCTTCTATCCCAAGGGCGGCGGACAGCCCGGTGACAGCGGCTGGGTCGAATGGGACGGCAACCGGCTGAGCATCGCGACGGCGGTTAAGGGGGAAGGCGACGATATCGTTCTGGTCCCGGCAGAGCCGCGCCCCTTGCCCCATGCGGGAACCTACCTGCGCCAAACGCTCGACTGGGACCGCAGGCACCGGCACATGCGCGTGCACACCGCGCTGCACCTTCTGTCGGTTGTGGTGCCCTTCGGTGTTACCGGCGGGGCGATTTCGGCGGCGCACGGGCGGCTGGATTTCAACATGCCCGACGCGCCACAGGACCGTGAGGAACTTGAGGCGGCGCTGAACGCCTATATCGACCTTGACGCCCGCGTGACCGACGGCTGGATCACGGAGGCCGAACTCGACGCGGCACCGGAGCTGGTCAAGACGATGGCGGTCGCGCCGCCGCGGGGCAGCGGAGACATCAGGCTGGTGCGCATCGGCGAAGAGCAAGACTGGATCGATCTTCAACCCTGCGGCGGCACCCACGTTGCACGGACGGGCGAAATCGGACATGTGCGGCTGGGAAAGATCGAGAAAAAAGGCCGCATGAACAGGCGTATGTACCTCCATCTGGAAAGCTGA
- a CDS encoding DUF3772 domain-containing protein yields the protein MTARIVRAGGFAAALLGLWILCVSALAAQDVPGVDMALWQDVANRAEEAVDDPDTENETLEVLRSRLADFREDFNDARSVNSDRIASLRDQLAALGQAPADSADGSTPSQNDAAPEAADVAAQRKELEAQLATLTAPVTRADAAYTRADGLIGEIDSILRARQTEALLEVIESPLNPVYWPQAMAELVYAVEELWDTDRTEEEREAQAELLRKNLPIILLATVAGLVLILRGRKWSTLIVARLRRAETRGLGVWRFVVSLLRIALPFVGLTLLSFAAIRSGYLGSRGDEIATMIPILGGIILGFRWVSEQLFARDEDEALLQLSDSDRRSARWLVSLITVMIIADAILRITLELDEASAAARTVVSFPFTVVMCYALFRIGQLLRRFGAEVVQDEDEEITRASTLARVVRSLGTGALLVAVAAPLLQAAGYENAADFFLFPFIATLIILGLVLALQRFSADVYGAVTGQGSAAREALMPIVFGMVLLMVAAPALALIWGARVSDLTEIWAAFQRGFAIGTTRISPTDFLTFALIFIAGYLLTRLAQGALKTNVLPKTKIDKGGQNAIVSGLGYIGIFLAALLAITGAGIDLSSLAIVAGALSVGIGFGLQNIVSNFVSGIILLIERPISEGDWIEVSGGQMGYVRDISVRSTRIETFDRTDVIVPNADLVSGTVTNYTRGNTLGRVIIPVGVAYGTDTKRVEAILKEIADAQPMALANPAPAVLFLNFGADALEFEIRMFLRDVNWMMPVKSDVNHAIAARFAEEGIEIPFAQRDVWLRNPEVLRQDGGKDTATPATAEPDSQQQTDPSDAARPDTGEMT from the coding sequence ATGACCGCGAGGATCGTTCGCGCCGGTGGCTTTGCAGCGGCGCTGCTGGGCCTTTGGATCCTGTGCGTCAGTGCCCTTGCCGCACAGGACGTGCCGGGGGTCGACATGGCGCTCTGGCAGGACGTGGCCAACCGCGCCGAAGAAGCTGTCGACGATCCCGATACCGAAAACGAAACGCTCGAAGTCCTGCGGTCGCGGCTTGCCGATTTCCGCGAAGATTTCAACGACGCGCGCAGCGTAAACTCCGATCGGATCGCCAGCCTGCGCGACCAGCTTGCCGCGCTTGGCCAAGCGCCTGCCGACAGCGCGGACGGATCGACGCCATCGCAGAACGATGCCGCCCCCGAAGCTGCCGATGTCGCCGCACAGCGAAAAGAGCTCGAGGCGCAGCTGGCCACGCTGACGGCCCCCGTGACGCGGGCCGACGCGGCCTATACGCGTGCGGATGGCCTGATCGGCGAGATCGACAGCATCCTGCGCGCGCGGCAGACCGAAGCCCTGCTGGAAGTGATCGAGTCGCCGCTCAATCCGGTCTACTGGCCGCAGGCCATGGCCGAGCTTGTCTATGCGGTCGAAGAGCTTTGGGATACCGACCGCACCGAAGAAGAGCGCGAGGCGCAGGCCGAGCTCTTGCGGAAGAATTTGCCGATTATCCTGCTTGCGACGGTGGCGGGTCTGGTTCTGATCCTGCGGGGGCGCAAGTGGTCGACGCTGATCGTGGCGCGCCTGCGCCGGGCAGAGACGCGCGGGCTGGGGGTCTGGCGTTTCGTGGTGTCGCTTTTGCGGATCGCGCTGCCTTTCGTCGGGCTGACCCTGCTCAGCTTTGCCGCAATCCGCTCGGGGTATCTGGGCAGTCGCGGTGACGAGATCGCGACGATGATCCCGATTCTGGGGGGGATCATCCTCGGGTTCCGCTGGGTGTCCGAACAGCTTTTTGCACGCGACGAGGACGAGGCGCTGTTGCAGCTGTCCGACAGCGACCGCAGGTCCGCGCGTTGGCTGGTCAGCCTGATCACAGTGATGATTATCGCCGATGCGATCCTACGGATCACACTGGAGCTGGACGAGGCAAGCGCCGCCGCGCGAACGGTCGTGTCTTTCCCGTTCACGGTGGTGATGTGCTACGCGCTGTTCCGGATCGGCCAGTTGCTGCGCCGGTTCGGCGCCGAGGTCGTACAGGACGAGGACGAGGAAATCACCCGCGCCAGCACCCTTGCGCGTGTTGTGCGCAGTCTGGGGACGGGCGCGCTGCTGGTGGCCGTGGCGGCACCGCTGCTGCAAGCGGCGGGATACGAGAACGCTGCCGACTTCTTCCTTTTCCCGTTCATTGCCACGCTGATTATTCTGGGCCTTGTACTGGCGTTGCAGCGGTTCAGTGCGGATGTCTACGGGGCCGTGACCGGGCAGGGCTCTGCCGCGCGCGAGGCGCTGATGCCCATTGTCTTCGGGATGGTCCTGCTGATGGTTGCCGCGCCTGCGCTGGCGCTGATCTGGGGCGCACGCGTCTCGGACTTGACCGAGATCTGGGCGGCCTTCCAGCGCGGATTTGCCATTGGCACGACGCGCATCTCGCCCACGGATTTCCTGACCTTCGCGCTGATCTTTATCGCGGGCTACCTGCTGACACGGCTCGCGCAGGGGGCGCTGAAAACCAACGTCCTGCCCAAGACGAAGATCGACAAGGGTGGGCAGAACGCCATTGTGTCCGGCCTGGGGTATATCGGTATTTTCCTTGCCGCGCTGCTTGCCATCACCGGCGCGGGGATCGACCTCAGCTCGCTCGCCATCGTTGCCGGTGCGCTGTCGGTCGGGATCGGTTTCGGCCTTCAGAACATCGTCTCGAACTTCGTCTCGGGTATCATCCTGCTGATCGAGCGGCCGATTTCCGAAGGGGACTGGATCGAGGTTTCGGGCGGGCAGATGGGGTATGTGCGTGACATCTCGGTCCGCTCCACCCGGATCGAGACTTTCGACCGCACGGATGTGATCGTGCCAAACGCCGATCTCGTCTCGGGCACGGTGACGAACTACACCCGCGGCAACACGCTCGGGCGCGTCATCATCCCGGTGGGTGTCGCCTACGGCACCGATACGAAACGGGTCGAGGCAATCCTCAAGGAAATCGCGGATGCCCAGCCCATGGCGCTTGCCAATCCCGCGCCAGCGGTTCTGTTCCTGAACTTCGGCGCCGATGCGCTGGAATTCGAGATCAGGATGTTCTTGCGCGACGTGAACTGGATGATGCCGGTCAAGAGTGACGTCAATCACGCCATCGCGGCGCGGTTCGCGGAGGAGGGGATCGAGATCCCCTTCGCGCAGCGCGACGTGTGGCTGCGCAACCCCGAGGTTCTGCGCCAGGATGGCGGCAAGGACACTGCCACGCCCGCCACAGCCGAGCCCGACAGCCAGCAGCAAACGGACCCCAGCGATGCCGCGCGCCCCGATACGGGTGAGATGACGTGA
- a CDS encoding cysteine synthase A has product MHVARDLEHAVGNTPLIRLRQASAETGCEIYGKAEFMNPGQSVKDRAALFIIRDAIARGALKPGGTIVEGTAGNTGIGLALVGSSMGFKTVIVIPETQSEEKKQMLRLAGAELVEVPAAPYRNPNNFIRYSERLAAELARTTNEGVIWANQFDNVANRQAHVETTGPEIWAQTDGKVDGFICAVGSGGTLAGTAIALQPKGVKIGIADPDGAGLYSYYKTGEIVTEGSSIAEGIGQVRITKNLEGFTPDYAYNIPDSEALPVVFDMLEHEGICLGASSGVNIAGAIRMAKEMGPGHTIVTILCDYGTRYQSKLFNPAFLREKDLPVPEWLDREPAELPSVFEDV; this is encoded by the coding sequence ATGCACGTAGCGCGCGATCTTGAACATGCGGTCGGAAACACCCCGCTTATCAGACTTCGGCAGGCCAGTGCCGAAACCGGCTGCGAGATTTATGGCAAGGCCGAGTTCATGAACCCCGGCCAATCGGTCAAGGACCGCGCGGCCCTGTTCATCATCCGCGACGCGATCGCGCGTGGCGCGCTCAAGCCCGGCGGCACCATCGTCGAAGGAACGGCGGGCAACACCGGGATCGGCCTTGCGCTGGTGGGGTCGTCCATGGGCTTCAAGACGGTCATCGTCATTCCCGAGACACAGTCGGAAGAGAAAAAGCAGATGTTGCGGCTGGCTGGCGCTGAACTGGTCGAAGTGCCGGCAGCGCCCTACCGCAACCCCAACAACTTCATCCGCTATTCCGAACGCCTTGCCGCTGAACTGGCGCGCACGACGAACGAAGGGGTCATCTGGGCCAACCAGTTCGACAACGTTGCCAACCGGCAGGCCCATGTCGAAACGACCGGCCCCGAAATCTGGGCGCAGACCGACGGCAAGGTCGACGGGTTCATCTGCGCCGTAGGCTCTGGCGGAACCCTTGCGGGCACCGCAATTGCGCTGCAGCCCAAGGGTGTGAAGATCGGTATCGCCGATCCCGATGGGGCAGGGCTTTACAGCTATTACAAGACCGGTGAAATCGTGACGGAGGGGTCCTCCATCGCCGAGGGCATCGGGCAGGTGCGCATCACCAAGAACCTCGAAGGGTTCACCCCGGACTACGCCTACAACATCCCCGACAGCGAGGCGCTGCCGGTGGTCTTTGACATGCTGGAGCATGAGGGCATCTGCCTGGGCGCGTCCTCGGGTGTGAATATCGCGGGCGCGATCCGCATGGCCAAGGAAATGGGCCCGGGCCATACGATCGTGACGATCCTGTGCGATTACGGCACCCGCTACCAGTCCAAGCTGTTCAACCCTGCGTTCCTGCGCGAAAAGGATCTTCCGGTTCCCGAATGGCTGGACCGCGAACCGGCCGAGCTTCCTTCCGTATTCGAGGACGTATGA
- a CDS encoding NUDIX domain-containing protein encodes MSRSIFFYGSLRHAPLLRIVLGYAPDAKRMAPAVLNGYAVRGVSEGPFPTLVREKGADAHGLLVRGLSKADIARLDFYEGGFAYDLLPVELADGQAAEVYVSPPDRWTATGAWSLEAWVADWGEMSCHAAVEVMGYYGTLDAQTVAQRFGQIRTRAWSKVLAGRASARQGTFDGEVEVIAQRKAYSGFLTLDEVEMRHSRFAGGMSERLERSYLVGADASLVLPYDPVRDRVMMIEQVRVGPLGRGDPELWQYEPIAGRVDPGETPAEAAHREAQEEAGLTLSRLEQVGQCYASPGSTTDFFHVFVGLADLPDTVTGVGGLETEAEDIRSHLFDFAEFLEMAEGQRLVNAPLLLLCYWLAHHRKRLRS; translated from the coding sequence GTGAGCCGCTCGATCTTTTTCTACGGCTCTTTGCGTCATGCGCCGCTTTTGCGGATCGTGCTGGGGTATGCGCCGGATGCCAAGCGGATGGCGCCTGCGGTCCTGAACGGCTACGCGGTGCGCGGCGTCAGCGAGGGGCCCTTTCCCACGCTTGTCCGCGAGAAGGGCGCCGATGCGCATGGCCTGCTGGTGCGAGGCCTTAGTAAGGCGGATATCGCGCGGCTGGATTTCTACGAGGGCGGATTTGCCTATGATCTGCTGCCGGTCGAGTTGGCGGACGGGCAGGCGGCCGAGGTCTATGTTTCGCCCCCCGACAGGTGGACCGCTACCGGCGCGTGGTCGCTGGAGGCTTGGGTCGCGGACTGGGGCGAAATGTCGTGCCATGCCGCGGTCGAGGTGATGGGGTATTACGGCACCCTAGATGCGCAAACGGTCGCGCAGCGGTTCGGCCAGATCCGCACCCGCGCGTGGTCCAAGGTCTTGGCCGGTCGGGCGTCCGCGCGGCAGGGAACCTTTGACGGCGAGGTCGAGGTCATCGCGCAGCGCAAGGCCTACAGCGGTTTCCTGACCCTCGACGAAGTCGAGATGCGCCACAGCAGATTCGCGGGCGGCATGTCGGAGCGGCTGGAGCGGTCCTATCTGGTGGGCGCCGACGCTTCGCTCGTCCTGCCCTACGATCCGGTCCGCGACCGGGTGATGATGATCGAACAGGTGCGCGTTGGCCCGCTGGGGCGCGGTGATCCCGAGCTTTGGCAATACGAACCCATCGCAGGGCGTGTCGATCCCGGTGAAACGCCGGCAGAAGCCGCCCACAGGGAAGCGCAGGAAGAAGCGGGGCTGACGCTTTCGCGTTTGGAGCAGGTTGGGCAATGTTATGCCAGCCCCGGAAGCACGACCGATTTCTTTCACGTTTTCGTGGGGTTGGCGGACTTGCCCGATACCGTGACCGGCGTTGGCGGGCTGGAAACCGAAGCCGAAGATATCCGGTCGCACCTGTTTGATTTCGCTGAGTTTCTGGAAATGGCCGAAGGCCAGCGTCTGGTGAATGCGCCGCTTTTGCTGCTGTGCTATTGGCTGGCGCATCACCGTAAGCGGTTGAGGTCTTGA
- a CDS encoding TrgA family protein, giving the protein MPTAASLVGAVCLAILAWILSEIIKPLMPEGTDFGWFNYVNAVVGLAVGWRVVGPRAGRGTVPAINNGITGTAVLFIWALGIHASYEMFRLAMRNRYDGPMEALTNIFIIASEFGYTIATAPVLIAAVIGAVITGLLAETAKKLWR; this is encoded by the coding sequence ATGCCCACCGCCGCAAGCCTTGTTGGCGCAGTCTGCCTCGCGATCCTTGCGTGGATCCTGTCGGAAATCATCAAGCCGCTGATGCCGGAGGGCACTGATTTCGGCTGGTTCAACTACGTCAACGCGGTCGTCGGGCTGGCCGTTGGCTGGCGGGTTGTCGGACCGCGGGCAGGGCGCGGCACAGTCCCTGCCATCAACAATGGCATCACCGGTACGGCGGTTCTGTTCATCTGGGCGCTCGGCATCCACGCCTCCTACGAGATGTTCCGGCTGGCGATGCGCAATCGCTACGATGGGCCGATGGAGGCGCTGACCAATATCTTCATCATCGCCTCCGAATTCGGCTATACGATCGCGACAGCACCCGTGCTGATTGCCGCCGTGATCGGGGCGGTCATTACCGGATTGCTCGCCGAAACGGCGAAAAAGCTCTGGCGGTGA
- a CDS encoding class I SAM-dependent methyltransferase has protein sequence MILTSTEGQKNLPRYFTHVMGMAKDLRHGRIDFVLPDGRRFRAEGQKPGPVAELDIHNDDLFARLIREGDLGFCDAYLDGWWSTPDLQAFMDFIHHDNEELYDGFPGMGFVRWYEKLRFWLQRNSKKQARKNISYHYDLGNDFYSLWLDDTMTYSSAIFSEPQQSLEAAQIEKYKSMVDQMGVAPGDHVLEIGCGWGGFAEYAAKERGLRVTCLTISEEQFKYAVDRIEKAGLSDKVQFKLQDYRDETGSYDGIASIEMFEAVGERYWPTYFNALRERLKPGKMATLQIITVADRRWKVYKRGVDFIQKYIFPGGMLPSPSALRQQVENAGLGVEKSVEFGKSYDLTLRRWHETFNEKWDQVAALGFDERFRRMWNFYLTSCAATFDSGNCDVTQITVRKPG, from the coding sequence ATGATCTTGACGAGTACGGAAGGGCAGAAAAACCTGCCGCGATATTTCACCCATGTGATGGGCATGGCAAAAGACCTGCGCCACGGGCGCATAGATTTCGTTCTGCCAGACGGTCGCCGGTTCCGTGCAGAGGGACAAAAGCCCGGCCCCGTGGCCGAGCTGGATATCCATAACGACGATCTGTTCGCCCGCTTGATCCGCGAAGGGGATCTGGGCTTTTGCGACGCCTACCTCGATGGCTGGTGGAGCACCCCGGACCTGCAGGCCTTCATGGACTTCATCCACCACGACAACGAAGAACTCTACGACGGCTTTCCCGGCATGGGCTTTGTGCGCTGGTACGAGAAGCTGCGCTTCTGGCTGCAACGCAACTCAAAAAAGCAGGCGCGCAAGAACATCTCGTATCACTATGATCTCGGGAATGATTTCTACAGCCTGTGGCTCGACGATACGATGACCTACTCGAGCGCGATCTTCTCCGAACCGCAGCAAAGCCTCGAAGCCGCGCAGATCGAGAAGTACAAATCCATGGTTGATCAGATGGGTGTCGCGCCCGGCGATCACGTTCTGGAAATCGGCTGTGGCTGGGGCGGTTTCGCGGAATATGCCGCGAAAGAGCGCGGATTGCGTGTGACCTGCCTGACCATCAGCGAAGAGCAGTTCAAGTACGCCGTGGATCGCATTGAAAAGGCGGGACTTTCTGACAAAGTTCAATTCAAGCTTCAGGATTACCGGGACGAGACCGGCTCCTACGACGGCATCGCCTCGATCGAGATGTTCGAGGCCGTTGGGGAAAGATATTGGCCCACGTATTTCAATGCCTTGCGGGAACGTCTTAAACCGGGAAAAATGGCAACGCTGCAAATCATCACCGTCGCCGACCGCCGCTGGAAGGTCTACAAACGCGGTGTCGATTTCATCCAGAAATACATCTTTCCGGGCGGCATGCTGCCCAGCCCCAGCGCCTTGCGCCAGCAGGTTGAAAATGCCGGTCTGGGCGTCGAGAAATCCGTCGAGTTCGGCAAAAGCTACGATCTGACGCTGCGCCGCTGGCACGAGACCTTCAACGAGAAGTGGGATCAGGTCGCGGCACTCGGCTTTGACGAGCGGTTCCGGCGGATGTGGAATTTTTACCTCACTTCCTGCGCTGCGACTTTTGACAGTGGAAATTGTGATGTGACGCAGATTACGGTGCGCAAGCCGGGCTGA
- a CDS encoding cryptochrome/photolyase family protein: MSENAPILLWLRRDLRLSDHPALKAACDTGRPVIPVFIHDAQVARLGAAPKFRLGLGVEHFAERLQGKDSRLILRRADKALDALEALIEETGATSVYWTRQYDPDAVERDSAIKQTLKDRGIDARSFGGHLMFEPWTVETKQGGYYKVYTPFWRAVKDRAVETPLDRPDSIRAPDTWPASDDLADWNMAGAMQRGADIVRPFVQLGEDAAQSRLGAFLAHKVEDYDTTRDLPGVDGTSCLSENLSLGEISAHQCWHAGQRALQEGKKGAETFLKELVWREFAYHLMHHTPRITHANWREEWDSFPWNEDERLAEVKAWKQGRTGVPFVDAAMREMYVTGRMHNRGRMIVASYLTKHLMCHWKIGQKWFEDCLIDWDPASNAMGWQWSAGSGPDATPYFRVFNPVTQLDKFDKNRDYAGRWIAEGHSDPHEDALKYFAAIPQRWNMAPDDEYPDAIVKPSAGRQRALDAYENRDF; this comes from the coding sequence ATGTCCGAAAATGCTCCGATCCTTCTGTGGCTTCGCCGCGACCTGCGGCTGAGCGATCATCCCGCCCTGAAAGCAGCCTGCGACACCGGGCGGCCCGTCATTCCCGTGTTTATCCACGACGCGCAGGTGGCACGGCTGGGGGCCGCGCCGAAATTCCGGCTGGGCCTCGGGGTAGAACATTTCGCCGAACGGTTGCAGGGCAAGGACAGCCGCCTGATCCTGCGGCGCGCGGACAAGGCGCTGGACGCGCTGGAGGCGCTGATCGAAGAGACCGGGGCCACCTCTGTCTACTGGACGCGCCAGTACGATCCGGATGCGGTGGAACGCGACAGCGCGATCAAGCAAACCCTGAAAGACCGCGGCATCGACGCGCGCTCCTTCGGTGGCCACCTGATGTTCGAGCCTTGGACCGTCGAGACCAAGCAGGGCGGCTACTACAAGGTCTACACCCCGTTCTGGCGCGCCGTGAAGGACCGCGCGGTCGAGACGCCGCTGGACCGCCCCGACAGCATCCGCGCGCCCGACACATGGCCCGCGTCCGACGATCTGGCGGACTGGAACATGGCAGGGGCAATGCAGCGCGGCGCCGATATCGTCCGGCCCTTCGTGCAGCTGGGCGAGGATGCGGCCCAAAGCCGTCTGGGCGCGTTTCTGGCGCATAAGGTCGAAGACTATGACACCACGCGCGATCTGCCGGGAGTGGATGGAACATCCTGTCTGTCGGAAAATCTGTCGCTCGGTGAAATCTCGGCCCATCAGTGCTGGCATGCGGGCCAGCGGGCCCTGCAAGAGGGCAAGAAGGGCGCCGAGACTTTCCTCAAAGAACTCGTCTGGCGCGAGTTCGCCTATCACCTGATGCACCACACGCCGCGGATCACCCACGCGAACTGGCGCGAGGAGTGGGACAGCTTTCCGTGGAACGAGGACGAGCGGCTGGCCGAGGTGAAGGCATGGAAGCAGGGTCGCACGGGCGTGCCCTTTGTGGATGCGGCCATGCGCGAGATGTATGTGACCGGACGCATGCACAACCGCGGCCGGATGATTGTCGCAAGTTATCTGACCAAGCATCTGATGTGTCACTGGAAAATCGGCCAGAAGTGGTTCGAGGACTGCCTGATCGACTGGGATCCGGCCTCCAACGCGATGGGCTGGCAATGGTCTGCGGGCTCCGGCCCGGATGCCACACCGTATTTCCGGGTGTTCAACCCCGTGACGCAACTCGACAAATTCGACAAGAACCGCGACTACGCGGGGCGCTGGATTGCCGAAGGGCACAGCGATCCGCACGAAGACGCGCTGAAATACTTCGCCGCAATACCGCAGCGCTGGAACATGGCACCCGATGACGAATATCCCGATGCCATCGTGAAACCAAGTGCCGGTCGGCAACGTGCCTTGGATGCATATGAAAACAGGGACTTTTGA